In Streptomyces sp. NBC_00704, a genomic segment contains:
- a CDS encoding IS5 family transposase: protein MPLDWSRAVIDSSHVRAARRGPKAVPARSTAHGRAASTTSSPTDRGIPLAVSLTGGNRNDVTQLLPLLDKVPAVAGAVGRPRRRPDMLFADRGYDHDKYRRLLRERGIRPAIAERGQPHGTGLGTVRWVVEHTIAWLHGFRRLRIRWERRDDIHEAFLGLAVCLITHRHVQRLC, encoded by the coding sequence ATGCCGCTGGACTGGTCTAGGGCGGTGATCGACTCCTCCCACGTCCGGGCCGCCCGCCGGGGCCCAAAAGCGGTCCCAGCCCGGTCGACCGCGCACGGCCGGGCAGCAAGCACCACGTCCTCACCGACGGACAGGGGCATCCCGCTCGCGGTGTCCCTGACCGGCGGGAACCGCAACGACGTCACTCAGCTCCTGCCCCTGCTCGACAAGGTGCCGGCTGTCGCCGGGGCTGTCGGCAGGCCGCGCCGACGGCCCGACATGCTCTTTGCCGACCGCGGCTACGACCACGACAAATACCGGCGCCTCCTGCGCGAGCGCGGCATCCGGCCGGCGATCGCCGAACGGGGACAACCGCACGGCACCGGCCTGGGCACCGTCCGCTGGGTCGTCGAACACACCATCGCCTGGCTCCACGGCTTCCGCCGACTCCGCATCCGATGGGAGCGACGCGACGACATCCACGAAGCCTTCCTCGGCCTCGCCGTCTGCCTGATCACCCACCGCCACGTCCAACGCCTATGTTAG